From the Rhodothalassiaceae bacterium genome, one window contains:
- a CDS encoding transcriptional regulator produces MNKNDLISKVAETTGLSKADAGKAVDAVFAAITDALKKGDDVRLVGFGTFSVAKRAASTGRNPRTGQTIQIPASKQPKFKAGKQLKDAVNG; encoded by the coding sequence TTGAACAAGAACGATCTGATCTCCAAAGTCGCCGAGACCACGGGCCTTTCCAAGGCGGACGCCGGCAAGGCCGTGGACGCGGTGTTCGCTGCCATCACCGATGCGCTGAAGAAGGGTGACGACGTCCGTCTCGTCGGCTTCGGGACCTTCTCGGTCGCCAAGCGCGCCGCTTCGACGGGCCGCAATCCGCGCACCGGTCAGACGATCCAGATACCCGCCTCGAAGCAGCCCAAGTTCAAGGCGGGCAAGCAGCTCAAGGACGCGGTGAACGGCTGA
- a CDS encoding serine/threonine dehydratase: MDQDAGDERICTQVTAGAIREAAARIADVLHPTPLMPVPVLAERLGRPVYVKPECLQRTGSFKIRGAMNRLAQLSAAERRAGVVAFSSGNHAQGVAEAARILGIRATIVMPADAPAIKIARTRRAGAEVVLYDRRAESREEKAAAIAAARGAVLVPSFDDPMIITGQGTVGLEIAEEAAGRDIIPGTVLFPIGGGGLAGGSAVALKARFPEVHLYGVEPAGHDDAARSLRLGRRETGSDPGRASLCDGLLAAHPGRLTFPLLHRYLEEGLVVTDEEVRAAMRFAAAELKLVLEPSGAVTLAALLAGRPQVLRGAVICVLSGGNVDPALLAGVLAGEDGTEPLAP; the protein is encoded by the coding sequence ATGGACCAGGATGCCGGCGACGAGAGGATCTGCACACAGGTCACGGCCGGGGCGATCCGCGAGGCCGCGGCGCGGATCGCGGACGTGCTCCATCCGACGCCGCTCATGCCCGTCCCGGTGCTGGCGGAGCGTCTGGGGCGCCCCGTCTACGTCAAGCCGGAATGCCTGCAGCGGACCGGCTCCTTCAAGATCCGGGGCGCGATGAACCGGCTCGCGCAGCTTTCGGCGGCCGAGCGGCGCGCAGGCGTGGTGGCCTTCTCCTCCGGCAACCACGCCCAGGGCGTGGCCGAGGCCGCGCGCATCCTGGGCATCCGCGCGACCATCGTGATGCCGGCGGACGCTCCCGCGATCAAGATCGCGCGCACCCGCCGGGCGGGGGCCGAGGTGGTGCTCTATGATCGTCGCGCGGAGTCGCGCGAGGAGAAGGCGGCGGCGATCGCGGCCGCGCGCGGGGCGGTGCTGGTGCCCTCCTTCGACGATCCCATGATCATCACGGGTCAGGGCACGGTGGGCCTCGAGATCGCCGAGGAGGCGGCCGGGCGCGACATCATTCCGGGAACCGTGCTGTTTCCGATCGGCGGCGGCGGGCTTGCGGGGGGCAGCGCCGTCGCGCTGAAGGCGCGCTTTCCCGAGGTCCATCTCTACGGCGTCGAGCCCGCGGGCCATGACGATGCCGCGCGCTCGCTGCGTCTCGGCCGGCGGGAGACGGGAAGCGACCCCGGCCGGGCGAGCCTTTGCGACGGGCTGCTCGCCGCGCACCCCGGCCGCCTCACCTTCCCGCTGCTCCACCGCTATCTCGAGGAGGGGCTGGTGGTGACCGACGAAGAGGTGCGCGCCGCCATGCGCTTTGCCGCTGCCGAGCTCAAGCTCGTGCTGGAGCCGAGCGGGGCCGTGACCCTCGCGGCGCTCCTTGCGGGCCGGCCGCAGGTGCTGCGCGGGGCGGTGATCTGCGTGCTCTCGGGCGGCAACGTCGATCCCGCGCTGCTTGCGGGCGTACTTGCCGGCGAGGACGGGACGGAGCCGCTCGCGCCATGA
- a CDS encoding dihydropteroate synthase translates to MLRLHGGAAFAAAEVILHSGPGRLWRALLPAPVLADLAARLPAQLAARLGRRLDALSRPLPPLKLADGRRLAFRDRPLVMGIVNVTPDSFSDGGRFADAGAAVAHGRALAAAGADILDVGGESTRPGAEPVPADEELRRVLPVVEALAGAGHVVSIDTRKAAVARAAIAAGAAIVNDVSAGTHDPEMAQTVADAGVPVVLMHARGDPREMQRDPRYEDVVIEVRAWLEERIHAFTAAGVAAERIIVDPGIGFGKRVADNLVLIRDLGALHGLGRPVMLGASRKSFIRALGGAEAAAGRLGGSLAAALAGWQAGAQILRVHDVAETMEALTVARAVATGA, encoded by the coding sequence GTGCTGCGCCTTCACGGCGGCGCCGCCTTCGCGGCGGCCGAGGTAATCCTCCACAGCGGTCCCGGGCGGCTGTGGCGGGCGCTGCTGCCGGCCCCCGTGCTTGCCGATCTCGCGGCCCGGCTGCCGGCACAGCTTGCGGCGCGGCTCGGCAGGCGACTCGATGCCCTGAGCCGGCCCCTGCCGCCGCTGAAGCTCGCCGACGGCCGCAGGCTGGCCTTTCGTGACCGGCCGCTCGTCATGGGCATCGTCAACGTCACGCCGGACAGCTTCTCCGACGGCGGGCGCTTCGCCGACGCCGGGGCCGCCGTCGCCCATGGGCGCGCGCTCGCGGCGGCCGGGGCCGACATCCTCGATGTCGGCGGCGAATCGACGCGTCCGGGTGCGGAGCCGGTGCCGGCCGACGAGGAGCTGCGGCGGGTGCTGCCGGTCGTGGAGGCGCTCGCGGGCGCCGGCCACGTCGTCTCCATCGACACCCGCAAGGCGGCGGTCGCGCGCGCGGCGATCGCGGCGGGGGCGGCCATCGTCAACGACGTCTCGGCCGGCACCCATGACCCGGAGATGGCGCAAACCGTGGCCGATGCTGGCGTGCCCGTCGTGCTCATGCACGCGCGCGGCGACCCGCGCGAGATGCAGCGGGATCCGCGCTACGAGGATGTCGTGATCGAGGTCCGCGCCTGGCTCGAAGAGCGCATCCACGCCTTCACCGCGGCCGGTGTCGCGGCGGAGCGGATCATCGTCGATCCCGGCATCGGCTTCGGCAAGCGCGTCGCCGACAATCTCGTCCTGATCCGGGACCTCGGCGCTCTTCACGGCCTGGGCCGTCCGGTGATGCTCGGCGCCTCGCGCAAGAGCTTCATCCGCGCGCTCGGCGGGGCGGAGGCCGCCGCCGGCCGGCTCGGCGGCTCGCTTGCGGCCGCGCTGGCCGGCTGGCAGGCGGGCGCACAGATCCTGAGGGTGCACGACGTGGCCGAGACCATGGAGGCGCTGACGGTTGCGCGCGCCGTCGCGACCGGCGCATAA
- the glmM gene encoding phosphoglucosamine mutase (possible pseudo, frameshifted), translating into MGRRYFGTDGIRGRVNRPPMTPEMALRVGLAAGRSFRRGTHRHRVLIGKDTRLSGYMFEPALTAGFTAAGMDVILVGPMPTPAVAMLTRAMRCDLGVMISASHNPYEDNGIKLFGPDGFKLSDAREAEIEELIDSPLDAGLAAPPDLGRARRLEDVEGRYIEFVKATLPPGFTLDGLRIVVDCAHGAAYKVAPTVLWELGAEVIPIGVAPNGFNINDGCGSTHPEAMAGRVREAGAHVGIAFDGDADRVLFADETGAVVDGDQLLALLAEGLARDGRLKAGAVVATVMSNLGLERHLAGLGIRLERTRVGDRYVLERMRELGANLGGEQSGHIVLLDHTTTGDGLLTALHVLRLVQEAGRPASETLPPLRPAPAGAAQPPLRPGRRRSAGGSGLPAGPARGGGAS; encoded by the coding sequence GTGGGCCGGCGCTATTTTGGAACCGACGGCATCCGCGGCCGCGTCAACCGGCCGCCGATGACGCCCGAGATGGCGCTCCGGGTCGGGCTTGCGGCCGGGCGCAGCTTCCGGCGGGGCACCCACCGGCACCGGGTGCTCATCGGCAAGGATACGCGGCTGTCCGGCTACATGTTCGAGCCGGCGCTGACCGCGGGGTTCACCGCCGCCGGCATGGACGTCATCCTCGTCGGCCCGATGCCGACACCGGCGGTGGCGATGCTGACGCGGGCGATGCGCTGCGATCTGGGGGTGATGATCTCCGCCTCCCACAACCCTTACGAAGACAACGGCATCAAGCTCTTCGGACCCGACGGCTTCAAGCTCTCGGATGCCCGCGAAGCGGAGATCGAGGAGCTGATCGACTCCCCGCTCGATGCCGGGCTCGCCGCGCCGCCGGATCTCGGCCGCGCGCGCCGCCTGGAGGACGTGGAGGGCCGCTACATCGAGTTCGTCAAGGCGACCCTGCCGCCGGGTTTCACGCTGGATGGTCTCAGGATCGTCGTCGACTGCGCCCACGGCGCCGCCTACAAGGTGGCGCCGACCGTGCTGTGGGAGCTGGGCGCGGAGGTGATCCCGATCGGGGTCGCCCCGAACGGCTTCAACATCAACGACGGCTGCGGCTCCACCCATCCCGAGGCGATGGCCGGGCGCGTGCGCGAGGCGGGTGCCCATGTCGGCATCGCCTTCGACGGCGATGCGGACCGCGTGCTGTTCGCCGACGAGACGGGTGCGGTCGTGGACGGCGACCAGCTGCTCGCGCTTCTCGCCGAAGGCCTCGCGCGCGACGGGCGGCTCAAGGCCGGGGCGGTGGTCGCCACCGTCATGTCCAACCTCGGCCTCGAGCGCCATCTCGCGGGCCTCGGCATCCGCCTCGAGCGCACCAGGGTCGGCGACCGCTACGTTCTGGAGCGCATGCGCGAACTCGGCGCCAATCTGGGCGGCGAGCAATCGGGGCACATCGTGCTGCTCGACCACACGACCACGGGCGACGGCCTGCTGACGGCGCTGCATGTGCTGCGGCTGGTGCAGGAGGCGGGCCGGCCCGCGAGCGAAACTCTGCCGCCGCTTCGCCCCGCTCCCGCAGGTGCTGCGCAACCGCCGCTTCGACCCGGCCGCCGGCGATCCGCTGGCGGATCCGGTCTTCCGGCGGGCCCTGCGCGAGGCGGAGGCGCGTCTTGA
- the thiD gene encoding hydroxymethylpyrimidine/phosphomethylpyrimidine kinase — translation MARPRVLIIAGLDPSGGAGVAADIRTVSALGGYPMPVLSAVTVQNTCGVRAISMLAPELVADQIRTVVEDIRPDAVKTGMLGDPAIVAAVAEALCGLADVPLVVDPVLVAGTGDSLTSRPITEALLRHLIPMAAVVTPNVPELAALTGQTVTDDAGLEAAARALLARTGTGAVFAKAGHLEGAVHRDLLIAAGGAALVLESPHIPAVRAGHGTGCTLASALAAGLAAGLALAEAARRAHAFVREALRHAEAGLGHGTVPVDPMWMVPPAGGTG, via the coding sequence ATGGCGCGGCCGCGCGTGCTGATCATCGCGGGACTGGATCCGTCCGGCGGCGCCGGGGTCGCGGCGGACATCCGCACCGTCTCGGCGCTCGGCGGCTACCCGATGCCGGTGCTGAGCGCGGTGACCGTGCAGAACACCTGCGGCGTGCGCGCGATCAGCATGCTCGCGCCCGAGCTCGTCGCGGACCAGATCCGGACCGTGGTGGAGGACATCCGCCCCGATGCGGTCAAGACCGGGATGCTGGGCGATCCCGCCATCGTCGCCGCGGTGGCCGAGGCGCTGTGCGGGCTCGCCGACGTGCCGCTCGTCGTGGATCCGGTGCTCGTGGCCGGCACGGGCGACAGCCTGACGAGCCGCCCCATCACCGAGGCGCTGCTTCGGCATCTCATCCCGATGGCCGCGGTCGTGACCCCGAACGTGCCGGAGCTTGCGGCGCTCACCGGCCAGACCGTGACCGACGACGCCGGTCTTGAGGCCGCCGCCCGCGCGCTGCTCGCGCGCACGGGGACGGGCGCCGTCTTCGCCAAGGCGGGGCATCTGGAAGGCGCCGTCCACCGGGATCTGCTGATCGCGGCGGGTGGCGCGGCGCTCGTGCTCGAATCGCCCCACATCCCCGCGGTGCGGGCCGGTCACGGCACCGGCTGCACGCTCGCAAGCGCTCTGGCGGCCGGGCTGGCGGCGGGGCTTGCGCTTGCCGAGGCGGCGCGCCGGGCGCACGCCTTCGTGCGCGAGGCGCTGCGTCACGCCGAAGCCGGGCTCGGCCACGGCACCGTGCCGGTCGATCCGATGTGGATGGTCCCGCCCGCCGGCGGCACCGGCTAG
- the ispG gene encoding 4-hydroxy-3-methylbut-2-en-1-yl diphosphate synthase (flavodoxin) encodes MSVRPYRDIHRRKSRQIMVGSVPVGGDAPISVQSMTNTLTSDVRATIDQIRRLEEAGVDIVRVSCPDEESTAALKTIVREAKVPIVADIHFHYKRALEAADAGAACLRINPGNIGSAERVKEVVRAAKANGCAIRIGVNAGSLERHLLEKYGEPCPEAMIESALDHIRLLEDNDFFEIKISCKASDVFLAVAAYQGLAEACDYPLHLGITEAGGLRDGTVKSAIGIGSLLWAGIGDTIRVSLSADPVEEVKVGFSILKALGLRHRGVRIVSCPSCARQGFNVIRTVEILEERLAHIATPMSLSIIGCVVNGPGEARETDIGLTGGGNGIHKVYISGVPDHNVPSEEMIDHIVALVERKVAEIEAANAAKAQEETAAGPVAESPAA; translated from the coding sequence ATGAGCGTCAGACCCTATCGCGACATCCATCGCCGCAAATCCCGCCAGATCATGGTGGGCTCGGTGCCGGTCGGGGGGGACGCCCCGATCTCGGTGCAGTCGATGACCAACACGCTCACCTCCGACGTGCGGGCGACCATCGACCAGATCCGCCGGCTCGAGGAGGCCGGGGTGGACATCGTGCGCGTCTCCTGTCCGGACGAGGAGTCGACGGCGGCGCTGAAGACCATCGTCCGCGAGGCGAAGGTGCCGATCGTCGCCGACATCCACTTCCACTACAAGCGCGCGCTCGAGGCGGCGGATGCGGGGGCGGCGTGTCTCAGGATCAACCCCGGCAACATCGGCTCGGCCGAACGCGTGAAAGAGGTAGTGCGCGCGGCCAAGGCCAACGGCTGCGCGATCCGCATCGGCGTGAACGCCGGCAGCCTCGAGCGGCATCTGCTCGAGAAATACGGCGAGCCCTGCCCGGAGGCGATGATCGAATCCGCGCTGGATCACATCCGCCTGCTGGAGGACAACGACTTCTTCGAGATCAAGATCTCCTGCAAGGCCTCGGACGTGTTCCTGGCGGTCGCGGCCTACCAGGGCCTGGCGGAGGCCTGCGACTACCCGCTCCATCTCGGCATCACCGAGGCGGGGGGGCTGAGAGACGGCACCGTGAAATCCGCGATCGGGATCGGCTCGCTGCTGTGGGCCGGCATCGGCGATACCATCCGCGTGTCGCTGTCCGCCGATCCGGTGGAGGAGGTCAAGGTCGGCTTCTCGATCCTGAAGGCGCTGGGCCTGAGGCACCGCGGCGTGCGGATCGTCTCCTGCCCGTCCTGCGCCCGCCAGGGCTTCAACGTCATCAGGACCGTCGAGATCCTGGAGGAGCGGCTGGCGCACATCGCGACACCCATGTCGCTGTCGATCATCGGCTGCGTGGTGAACGGGCCGGGCGAGGCGCGCGAGACGGACATCGGCCTCACCGGCGGGGGCAACGGCATCCACAAGGTCTACATTTCCGGCGTGCCGGACCACAATGTGCCGAGCGAGGAGATGATCGACCACATCGTCGCCCTCGTCGAGCGCAAGGTGGCCGAGATCGAGGCGGCGAACGCCGCAAAGGCGCAGGAAGAGACCGCCGCGGGCCCCGTGGCCGAGTCGCCGGCGGCCTGA
- a CDS encoding aminodeoxychorismate synthase, component I — MARPPEPPFLLFEDHGAADRPYRGRLYAGAARILQARRFDEVGPLLDELDAARRAGFHVAGFLAYEAAGAFEPRLARVLREPGPGEPPLAFFGIFRSVRHLDRTARDALVPLGREGPQEVGLRPACSREVFTRAVEAAREAIAAGEIYQLNLTFAVRLEGIGEPFAFYDRLCAMQPVAHAAYLDLGERQILSLSPELFVAAEGERMVTRPMKGTAARHRDPRADRAAARALAADAKNRAENLMIVDLLRNDLSRLALPGSVAVERLFAVEAYASVWQMTSTIAARTAGPVMLKDLFGALFPCGSVTGAPKIRAMEWIARLERHRRGVYTGAIGWAEPLSGEGGRPPRLSFNVAIRTAVADGGGGAVLPVGAGIVWDSRAGAEYEECLLKARFALEAAAAPLALIETMRFEPGRGFPLARRHICRLLASARALGFLARRDEIEAALAEWETTQGGHADAPMRVRLRLWRDGRIAVESRPLDGRAEPLRVLPVAGGRDPRDPFCRHKVSDRAVLDEARERARRAGADEVLFVGRGGELREGSYTSVFIRMPDSDLLLTPPLSAGILPGVLRAELLATGRARVARLGLADLARARDVFMGNALRGLMRAEVIGADCHNIAVNY, encoded by the coding sequence ATGGCCCGCCCGCCTGAACCGCCCTTCCTGCTGTTCGAGGACCACGGCGCAGCGGACCGGCCCTATCGCGGCCGGCTGTATGCGGGCGCGGCGCGCATCCTGCAGGCCCGCCGCTTCGACGAGGTGGGGCCGCTGCTGGACGAGCTCGACGCCGCGCGCCGGGCCGGTTTCCATGTGGCGGGGTTTCTCGCCTACGAGGCGGCCGGCGCCTTCGAGCCGCGGCTTGCCCGCGTGCTGCGGGAGCCGGGACCGGGCGAGCCGCCCCTCGCCTTTTTCGGCATCTTCCGCAGCGTCCGCCATCTCGACCGCACCGCCCGCGACGCGCTCGTGCCTTTGGGCCGGGAGGGGCCGCAAGAGGTGGGGCTCCGGCCGGCATGCTCGCGCGAGGTCTTCACACGGGCGGTGGAAGCCGCGCGCGAGGCGATCGCGGCGGGCGAAATCTATCAGCTCAATCTCACATTCGCCGTGCGGCTCGAGGGGATCGGCGAGCCGTTCGCCTTCTATGACCGGCTGTGCGCGATGCAGCCGGTGGCGCACGCGGCGTATCTCGATCTCGGAGAGCGGCAGATCCTGTCGCTGTCGCCGGAGCTGTTCGTCGCCGCCGAGGGCGAACGGATGGTGACGCGGCCGATGAAGGGCACGGCGGCCCGGCACCGGGACCCGCGGGCGGACCGCGCCGCCGCCCGCGCGCTCGCAGCCGATGCGAAGAACCGGGCCGAGAACCTCATGATCGTGGACCTGCTGCGCAACGACCTCTCGCGCCTTGCGCTGCCCGGAAGCGTCGCGGTGGAGCGGCTGTTCGCGGTCGAGGCCTATGCGAGCGTCTGGCAGATGACCTCGACGATTGCGGCCCGCACTGCGGGGCCGGTGATGCTGAAGGATCTCTTTGGGGCGCTGTTTCCCTGCGGGTCGGTGACGGGCGCGCCGAAGATCCGGGCGATGGAGTGGATCGCCCGCCTCGAGCGCCATCGCCGCGGCGTCTACACCGGGGCCATCGGCTGGGCGGAGCCCCTGTCCGGCGAGGGAGGCCGGCCGCCGCGGCTCAGCTTCAATGTCGCGATCCGCACCGCGGTTGCGGACGGCGGGGGCGGTGCCGTGCTTCCCGTCGGCGCCGGGATCGTCTGGGACAGCAGGGCCGGGGCCGAATACGAGGAATGCCTGCTCAAGGCCCGCTTCGCCCTCGAGGCGGCCGCCGCGCCGCTTGCGCTGATCGAAACCATGCGCTTCGAGCCGGGCCGCGGATTTCCCCTCGCCCGCCGCCACATCTGCCGCCTGCTCGCCTCCGCGCGCGCCTTGGGGTTTCTCGCCCGCCGCGACGAGATCGAGGCCGCGCTCGCGGAATGGGAGACCACGCAAGGGGGCCACGCCGATGCGCCGATGCGGGTGCGCCTGAGACTCTGGCGCGACGGGCGGATCGCGGTGGAAAGCCGACCGCTGGACGGGCGCGCCGAACCCCTCAGGGTTCTGCCGGTTGCCGGCGGCCGGGACCCGCGGGATCCCTTCTGCCGGCACAAGGTGTCGGACCGGGCGGTGCTCGACGAGGCCCGAGAGCGGGCGCGGCGGGCGGGGGCGGACGAGGTCCTCTTCGTCGGCCGCGGCGGCGAGCTGCGCGAGGGCAGCTACACCAGCGTCTTCATCCGGATGCCGGACAGCGACCTGCTGCTGACCCCGCCGCTGTCCGCGGGAATCCTGCCCGGCGTGCTGCGTGCGGAGCTTCTCGCCACCGGCCGGGCCCGGGTGGCGCGGCTCGGGCTTGCGGATCTCGCCCGCGCCCGCGACGTCTTCATGGGCAATGCTCTGCGCGGCCTGATGCGGGCCGAGGTCATCGGCGCCGATTGCCACAATATCGCCGTGAATTATTAA
- a CDS encoding DUF3450 domain-containing protein, producing the protein MQRTLKTLACTGLIAATAWSFAATVRAQEAEQTPPPAPPVIEPGPKLDQVFSEALQVIKTAQASQEQIDKIASETDRLFREYSTKLKEIESLQAYNAQQERVIRDQQAKMAEIQKSIDGVVAVRRGITPLMLEMLEGLEKFVELDVPFKIEDRKARLERLKDYMDDSDISAPEKFRLVLEAYQTEVEYGRTIEAYEGTVNIDGTDRVVNFLRIGRVVLAYQTPDGEEQGFWNPHTRQWEPLPDSYSTQIRDALRYAQKQAAPNLYILPVTGPEQAK; encoded by the coding sequence ATGCAGCGAACACTCAAGACACTCGCCTGCACGGGCCTGATCGCTGCGACGGCATGGTCGTTCGCCGCGACCGTGCGCGCGCAGGAGGCCGAGCAGACGCCGCCGCCCGCGCCGCCTGTGATCGAGCCCGGTCCGAAGCTTGATCAGGTGTTCTCGGAGGCGCTTCAGGTGATCAAGACGGCGCAGGCCTCCCAGGAGCAGATCGACAAGATTGCCTCCGAGACCGACCGCCTGTTCCGCGAGTATTCGACGAAGCTCAAGGAGATCGAAAGCCTGCAGGCCTACAACGCCCAGCAGGAGCGGGTGATCCGCGATCAGCAGGCCAAGATGGCGGAGATCCAGAAGTCCATCGACGGGGTCGTCGCGGTGCGCCGGGGCATCACGCCGCTCATGCTCGAGATGCTGGAGGGGCTCGAGAAATTCGTGGAGCTCGACGTTCCCTTCAAGATCGAGGATCGCAAGGCGCGCCTCGAGAGGCTCAAGGACTACATGGACGATTCGGACATCTCCGCGCCGGAGAAGTTCCGCCTCGTGCTCGAGGCCTATCAGACGGAGGTCGAGTACGGCCGCACGATCGAGGCCTATGAGGGCACGGTCAACATCGATGGCACCGACCGCGTCGTGAACTTCCTGCGCATCGGTCGCGTGGTGCTCGCCTATCAGACGCCGGACGGCGAGGAGCAGGGCTTCTGGAACCCCCACACGCGTCAGTGGGAGCCGCTGCCCGACAGCTATTCGACGCAGATTCGTGACGCCCTGCGCTACGCCCAGAAGCAGGCGGCGCCCAATCTCTACATCCTTCCTGTGACGGGTCCGGAGCAAGCGAAATGA
- a CDS encoding biopolymer transporter ExbB, whose protein sequence is MTMKKTMISLGLFAAALIASPALAQESGGQADRPQTETAKPADLDALLQLVEQGQLTENRLHRQREAEFKARRDQQARLLREAEAERDREAARATQLERQIQQNEERLRDLQRTLQERLGELKEMFGVIQQVAGDVRGQVESSLISVETGRDARVPALDNLIQKASSSSSLPSIDEIRVLWTEMMREMVKSREVAKFPHTVITAAGDKKTVDLVRVGNFNLVSDDQGVYYKYDSENDKVVELPKQPSSRFTATAAALAEAQPGEVVGFGIDPTRGQLLSMFVQAPSLRERIDQGGVIGYVTIALGIFGVLLAIYKMIALAIVNAKVRAQMKAETASDGNPLGRVLKVYEENRNVDVETLELKLDEAILRETPALERGLTMIKLISAVAPLLGLLGTVTGMIATFQAITLFGTGDPKLMANGISQALVTTVIGLVVAIPTLLLHSFVSGMAQRVIHVLEEQSAGLVALHAEKEHGGASAA, encoded by the coding sequence ATGACCATGAAGAAGACCATGATCTCACTCGGCCTGTTCGCGGCCGCCCTGATCGCGAGCCCGGCGCTCGCCCAGGAGTCGGGCGGACAGGCGGACAGGCCCCAGACCGAGACCGCCAAGCCCGCGGATCTCGACGCGCTCTTGCAGCTCGTCGAGCAGGGGCAGCTCACGGAAAACAGGCTGCACCGTCAGCGCGAGGCCGAGTTCAAGGCGCGGCGCGACCAGCAGGCCAGGCTGCTCAGGGAGGCCGAGGCCGAGCGGGACCGCGAGGCCGCGCGTGCGACCCAGCTCGAGCGCCAGATCCAGCAGAACGAGGAGCGCCTGCGCGATCTGCAGCGCACGCTGCAGGAGCGTCTGGGCGAGCTCAAGGAGATGTTCGGCGTGATCCAGCAGGTTGCCGGCGATGTCCGCGGCCAGGTGGAAAGCTCGCTGATCTCCGTGGAGACGGGCCGCGATGCCCGCGTGCCGGCTCTGGACAATCTGATCCAGAAGGCGTCCAGCTCCTCCTCGCTGCCGTCGATCGACGAGATCCGCGTGCTGTGGACCGAGATGATGCGCGAGATGGTGAAATCGCGCGAGGTCGCGAAGTTCCCGCACACGGTGATCACGGCGGCCGGTGACAAGAAGACCGTGGATCTGGTGCGCGTCGGCAACTTCAATCTCGTCTCGGACGACCAGGGGGTCTACTACAAGTACGACTCCGAAAACGACAAGGTCGTCGAGCTGCCGAAGCAGCCGTCCTCGCGATTCACGGCCACCGCCGCGGCGCTGGCGGAGGCCCAGCCGGGCGAGGTCGTCGGTTTCGGCATCGACCCGACCCGCGGTCAGCTGCTGTCGATGTTCGTGCAGGCTCCGTCGCTGCGCGAGCGCATCGACCAGGGTGGCGTCATCGGCTACGTCACGATCGCGCTCGGCATCTTCGGCGTGCTGCTTGCGATCTACAAGATGATCGCGCTCGCCATCGTGAACGCGAAGGTGCGCGCGCAGATGAAGGCCGAGACCGCGAGCGACGGCAATCCGCTCGGACGCGTGCTCAAGGTCTACGAGGAGAACCGCAACGTCGACGTCGAGACGCTGGAGCTCAAGCTTGACGAGGCGATTCTGCGCGAGACGCCGGCGCTCGAGCGCGGGCTCACCATGATCAAGCTGATCTCGGCGGTGGCACCTCTGCTCGGTCTGCTCGGCACCGTGACCGGCATGATCGCGACCTTCCAGGCGATCACGCTGTTCGGCACCGGCGATCCGAAGCTGATGGCGAACGGCATCTCCCAGGCGCTGGTGACCACCGTGATCGGTCTCGTGGTCGCCATCCCGACGCTGCTGCTGCACAGCTTCGTCTCGGGCATGGCGCAGCGGGTGATCCATGTTCTGGAAGAGCAGAGCGCGGGTCTCGTCGCGCTGCATGCGGAAAAGGAGCATGGCGGTGCAAGTGCTGCTTGA
- the exbB gene encoding TonB2 energy transduction system inner membrane component ExbB yields the protein MQVLLDAYNAILIFLEKGGPVLYGVMIVTFWMWMLIIERLWYFFAGAKADIQKVVAAWESRPERRSWYAHKIRQAMIAQVSENLNANVEMIKTLVATCPLVGLLGTVTGMVTVFDVMAVLGSGNARAMADGVSKATIPTMAGMVAALSGVFVSSWIERRARRETERLADSLTMDH from the coding sequence GTGCAAGTGCTGCTTGATGCCTACAACGCCATCCTGATCTTTCTCGAGAAGGGCGGTCCCGTCCTCTACGGGGTGATGATCGTCACCTTCTGGATGTGGATGCTGATCATCGAGCGGCTGTGGTACTTCTTCGCGGGTGCCAAGGCCGACATCCAGAAGGTTGTGGCGGCCTGGGAATCGCGGCCGGAGCGCCGGTCCTGGTACGCCCACAAGATCCGCCAGGCGATGATCGCTCAGGTGTCGGAGAACCTGAACGCCAATGTCGAGATGATCAAGACGCTGGTCGCCACTTGCCCGCTGGTCGGGCTGCTCGGCACGGTGACGGGCATGGTGACGGTCTTCGACGTGATGGCGGTGCTGGGCAGCGGCAACGCGCGCGCCATGGCCGACGGCGTCTCCAAGGCGACCATCCCGACGATGGCCGGCATGGTGGCGGCGCTGTCCGGCGTGTTCGTGAGCAGCTGGATCGAGCGGCGCGCGCGCCGGGAGACCGAGCGGCTCGCCGATTCGCTGACGATGGACCACTGA